One window from the genome of Hyperolius riggenbachi isolate aHypRig1 chromosome 6, aHypRig1.pri, whole genome shotgun sequence encodes:
- the TMEM52 gene encoding transmembrane protein 52, with translation MRMCGFSARGGLLLLGCLQLMISLCLADNDPQCQEPGNCHQSTNWVNLWYVWLILVTIFLLLLCGTTASCIKFCCKKKKPPVQTLPNHPYEVTVIAIDNDSTIHSTVTSYSSVQYPHMFAFGEPDRTAMSPPAYSLYALELPPAYEEAIKMAKPSGDVGTSVPGPKLEDITEHDGPEEDQEQQAGQQTSSNDTDIPPQYEETEITQSPVH, from the exons ATGAGGATGTGTGGATTTAGCGCCCGTGGGGGGCTCCTGTTGCTGGGCTGTCTGCAGCTAATG ATCTCATTGTGCCTGGCTGACAATGATCCTCAATGTCAAGAGCCTGG gaatTGCCATCAGAGTACAAACTGGGTCAACTTGTGGTATGTCTG GCTGATTCTGGTCACCATATTTCTTCTCTTGCTCTGCGGGACCACAGCCAGCTGCATCAAGTTCTGCTGCAAAAAGAAGAAACCTCCAGTGCAGACGTTGCCAAATCACCCCTATGAAGTGACTGTGATTGCAATAGATAACGACAGCACTATTCACAGCACTGTCACAT CATACAGCTCAGTACAGTATCCTCATATGTTTGCATTTGGCGAGCCTGACAGAACAGCAATGTCACCCCCTGCTTACAGCCTGTATGCTTTAGAGCTCCCTCCTGCCTATGAAGAAGCCATAAAGATGGCTAAGCCCAGTGGGGATGTTGGCACTTCTGTACCTGGTCCGAAACTGGAGGACATCACTGAACATGATGGCCCAGAAGAGGATCAAGAGCAACAGGCAGGGCAGCAGACCTCATCAAATGACACAGACATACCACCTCAGTATGAAGAGACTGAAATTACCCAGAGCCCAGTCCACTGA